The DNA segment GCTCTCCCATTCACCGCGTCGTACTTCCGAGCATGCTTAAGCAAAACTCACGTTAGGTAATATCGCCTTTGGGCGAGCTGAGAAACTCCTCAATGGTCAGAGACTTTGGAGCGGTCAGGGTTGCACTCATGATGTATGGGCTGAGCTTTTTTTTAGTTTATCGAATGTCTTTAAGAGTCCGGTCTTTTCGCAATGTGAAGGTGACGTAACTCAGCTAGGACAAGCAAGCAAGCGTAGGATAAAATCGGACTTTCACAGCACTCATAATCAATAATTATTTTTCGGCGATCGCCATGACCCTAAGTCTCTACAACACCCTCAATCGACGCTCTGAACCCTTTGCACCCATCGAAGCTGGCAAGGTGCGGATGTATTGCTGTGGCATCACGGTCTATGACTATTGCCATTTGGGTCATGCGCGGACTTGTTTAAGCTGGGATGTGGTGCGGCGCTATCTGCAATGGTCTGGCTACGACGTGAAATATATTCAGAATTTTACTGATATTGACGATAAAATCCTCAACCGTGCCCGTAAAGAAAATAGCTCCATGGAAGCAGTGGCGGATAAATACATTGAGGCCTACCACGCAGATATGGCGGCGTTGTCCATTCAACCTGCCGACGAATATCCCCGCGCTACCCACTGTTTAGATGGCATTCAGAAACTCATCCATGATCTCGAAGCGAAAGGTTTTGCCTACGCCTCAAAGGGTGATGTGTATTATTCAGTGCGAAAATTTGAGGGTTACGGTAAACTTTCTGGTCGCAAGCTAGAGGATATGCAGGCTGGGGCTAGTGGTCGGGTAGAAGAAGATCCAGAAGCACCGAAAAAAGAAGACCCCTGTGATTTTGCGCTGTGGAAAGGAGCGAAAGAGGGAGAACCTTCTTGGGAGTCGCCTTGGGGGGCAGGTCGTCCCGGTTGGCATATCGAATGTTCGGCCATGGTGCGCGATCGCCTCGGTGACACCATTGATATTCACGTGGGTGGCAGCGATCTGATTTTTCCTCACCATGAAAACGAAATTGCCCAGTCCGAAGCGGCAACAGGTCAGCCTTTGGCGAAATACTGGATGCACAATGGCATGGTGAAAGTAGAGGGGGAAAAAATGTCGAAATCCCTCGGCAACTTTATTACCATCCGTGATCTCCTCGAAACCTATGACCCAATGGCTGTGCGCCTCTTTATTTTGCAAGCTCACTACACCAAGCCCCTCGACTTCACCGATGAAGCTTTGCAGGCCGCGACCAAGGGTTGGGAAACTTTAAATGAAGCCTTGCTTTTTGGTGAACAGCTCAATACCGATGGCATTACCGCCGATGCGGGGATTCTCCAGAAATTTAAGGATATTGTTGATAAAGACCTCAATTTCGCGGGCGGTTTGGCTGTTCTGTTTGAGCTAGCAAAAGAGCTTTGCAAAGAGAAAAATATTTTGGTGCATGAAGGCAAATTTAAGCAGCACCCTGAAATCCTTGCAACTGTATGGTTAACGCTCCAAGAGCTGGCCGATGTCCTCGGTTTTGTGGCGACCGAAAAAGCAACAGAAACCACGGGTAGCCTCAGTGATGCGGAAATTCAAGATCTGATTCAACAGCGCCAAGATGCCCGCGCGAATAAGGATTATGCTGAGGGCGATCGCCTGCGGGATATTTTGGTCGAAAATAACATCATCTTGATCGATAAACCCGGTGGCCTAACGGAATGGCGTCGGTAATCAGGTATCAGTGAACAGTTATCAGTTATCAGTTATCAGTGAACAGTTATCGGATATCAGGTGTAGGGTAGGTAGAGTAAACAATTTCCTGTACTTGCCCATCAGAAATTTTAAGAGAGTACAATGACGCAATTTTTCCAATTTGAACAGGATTTTATTCAGTCGATGCGCTGTATCCCGATGGTGATGCGCTACAAGCTTGATATGTCTGGCGTCAAAATGAAGCTCAGCCATTGGGGCAAGTTTGATGAAGCTGACAAACAAAAGTTTGTGGAGATGCCCTGCGATACTACTGAAGAAGCGAAGGCTTACCATGATGAGCTGCAAGCTGTAATCGAGGCCAAAACTGGGGCAAAGGCGAAAGT comes from the [Limnothrix rosea] IAM M-220 genome and includes:
- the cysS gene encoding cysteine--tRNA ligase, producing MTLSLYNTLNRRSEPFAPIEAGKVRMYCCGITVYDYCHLGHARTCLSWDVVRRYLQWSGYDVKYIQNFTDIDDKILNRARKENSSMEAVADKYIEAYHADMAALSIQPADEYPRATHCLDGIQKLIHDLEAKGFAYASKGDVYYSVRKFEGYGKLSGRKLEDMQAGASGRVEEDPEAPKKEDPCDFALWKGAKEGEPSWESPWGAGRPGWHIECSAMVRDRLGDTIDIHVGGSDLIFPHHENEIAQSEAATGQPLAKYWMHNGMVKVEGEKMSKSLGNFITIRDLLETYDPMAVRLFILQAHYTKPLDFTDEALQAATKGWETLNEALLFGEQLNTDGITADAGILQKFKDIVDKDLNFAGGLAVLFELAKELCKEKNILVHEGKFKQHPEILATVWLTLQELADVLGFVATEKATETTGSLSDAEIQDLIQQRQDARANKDYAEGDRLRDILVENNIILIDKPGGLTEWRR
- a CDS encoding nitrate reductase associated protein, whose protein sequence is MTQFFQFEQDFIQSMRCIPMVMRYKLDMSGVKMKLSHWGKFDEADKQKFVEMPCDTTEEAKAYHDELQAVIEAKTGAKAKVLDIPENPLWQQSEIPAQVLEKAEACDVTISSEQWQSLTNLQRFALIKLSRPSHENHNFVPAMKEFGLIG